The Desulfuromonas versatilis genome has a segment encoding these proteins:
- a CDS encoding zinc ribbon domain-containing protein YjdM — translation MSDLPKCPQCASEYTYEDGPLYVCPECAHEWAIEAAEAGGAAQRVFRDAHGNILEDGDSVTVIKDLKIKGSSAVVKVGTKVRNIRLVDGDHDIDCKIDGIGAMKLKSEFVKKA, via the coding sequence ATGAGTGATCTACCCAAGTGTCCGCAATGTGCTTCCGAATATACCTACGAGGACGGGCCCCTGTATGTGTGCCCGGAATGCGCCCACGAGTGGGCGATAGAGGCCGCCGAGGCGGGTGGCGCCGCGCAGCGGGTCTTCCGGGACGCCCACGGCAACATCCTGGAAGACGGGGATTCGGTTACCGTCATCAAGGACCTGAAAATCAAAGGCTCATCGGCGGTGGTCAAGGTGGGGACCAAGGTCAGGAACATTCGCCTGGTCGATGGCGACCACGACATCGACTGCAAGATCGACGGGATCGGGGCGATGAAGCTGAAATCGGAGTTCGTCAAAAAGGCTTAG